The Camelus dromedarius isolate mCamDro1 chromosome 36, mCamDro1.pat, whole genome shotgun sequence genome segment CATCTCCCGGAGCCACTACTCCCCCATCTACCTGTCATTTGTCATGCTCCTGGCGGCCCTGAGCTGGCAGTACCTGAGCGCCCTGTCCCAGGTCACAGAGGACTACGTTCAGACCGGCGAGCACTGAGGCGGGGTTGGTCTGGAGACCGAATCCTCCGGGACGTGGGCTGACCTCTTCAGGGATGGATGTGGGCTTCCCTGCTTCTTCCCATCTTGCTTTAATCCCTGAAAGAACCCTGTGGGCCTGGACCTTTAGAAACTGATGCGCagtggaaaaggaggaaaggaaaggaccCCTCCGCCTCGGCCTCCCTGGGGCGGCTGCGGTCGGGGCGGTAGGGCCCAGAGATGGTGCACCTGGGACTTCGTGGTGTGAACACGGGCTGGAGTtataattaaatgtatttaatttgaaGCAACCTTTGAATACCTATCCTAGTAGAAAGTGAAGTGAATTTTCTTTGTTCAGTTCctgtttttctcatcattttgtttccttcagtgGACTTGAATGTAAGAGATGTGAATGTTTCGAGTTCTAGGCAGTATTCCCAGGTTTCCTAAGAATGCAGATGGTCTTCTGCACACAGGCTGGGAACTGACTTCTGGGTGGTGTTGGTGTTAATTCCTCGTTAAAGGGAGTTGAGGTTTCAGAAGGAAATCGCCTTTGGCCCCATGGTAGCAGATCGGTTTCCAGTTAAGGGTGATGCTTTTGAGAagatttttataataaagaattGAATTACTCGGCATTTGTCAAAGGCAGTTCACTCGGAAGCCTGGATGAGCATGGCGAATACGGAGCTCGGGAGCAGAGTCTGGGACTTAGGGATGGGGCGTCTGCCGCCACCACGGAGCCAGCCAGGCCGCCTGGCCATGTGCGGCTGGTCCCACTGGATGGAGGTGGGGTGGCTCGGGCATCTGCACGGCTCCCACTGCCCCCGTGCGGCCTCTGTCAGCCTCTCCACCCTTGGCTAATTCTCTCAGCTGCATTCAGAAATTTTGGTTCATTCAGGGGTTATTTTCagcttttgggttttgtttgtttctcagaAGGGGAAGATGTTTTTCAAGGTGACTAATTGGCTTGAGAGCCACGTGGCACTTAGCGCAGTCCCCCAGCACGGTGatccgcctccccctcccccagcgccGGCGAGCTTTGTGCTATGCCCAGCAGTGACTCCCTGAGTCTCAGGTCTCGGCTTGGCCCCGGGCGCCGAGTTGGGGTGGGGGCACGGCCCCTCACTAGGGGTGTTTGAGAAAGCCCCTCAGGCCGAGAAGCCCTGTGGTAGGGCGTCAAAGTACTTTCTAGAAGCCATGCTCTCGGTGTGTGTAACGTATAGTCCATTCCTCTGCTGCAGCTCTGTGTGTGGTGACTTAAATCACTGAAGGTGAGGTTTGTCCCAGCAAGAACGCCGGGTTTGCGCCGTTACACATGCACCCACACTGGTTGTCCTGGTGTCACCGCTGCTCCTGAACGACAGTGCACGGAGTCAGGTTCACAGAGGCTTCAGTTCGTCGGTTCATTTCAGACTCAGTCCTGGATGAACCAGTCCCCACACTGAAGCCTAAGTCACTTGCCACTTAGAGCGCAGCTGTGAGCTGGACCCAACAGTGATTTTCTAGGTAATTTGAGCACGAAAACTTGGTTTGCAGTTCCAAGGGAGGTGGTTGATTTGTGTGTTTAAATCTAAGATTAGTTTTGCCAAAGTTCACGTAAGACACGGGACACCTGGTGGAAAGAGCCTTGGTCTCAGCGGATGAACTGGACACTTCTCTCCTGGCTCAGCCGTGAGCGGCGGGGCCCTGCGAGCTCCTGCGTGGTGGGGGCTGTGTCTTAGGGCCCTCCCAGCTGTGACGTTATAAAGGTCTCAGCTCGCACGCTCACTCCTAAGCTCTTTGGAAGaacatttcctcttccttctaaatgtttctacaCTACAATTGCCGGACAGATACAGGATGCTCAGTTACACTTGAATTTCTGATAAACTACTTTTTTAGTATTATGTCCCATATATTGCACGGAAcaaatttatactaaaaaaattgacttctgaaattcaaatctaaTTGGGTATGCCCCTTTTATTTACTAAATCTGGCAGTCCCGCCCTCTGCCCCAACCTTTTTACATAATTAATGTGTAGCTTCCCCTGGAATATTCTAAGTTTTCCTCGGAGGAGTATCTGACCCATCTGAATCCAGGGCTTTAAAGCAAGCAGCTCACAGAACAGGTGAGAGCAGGAGCCTGACCTCCACATTTGGGGAACTTTCTGGAGGTCTAGCTGagaccagcacacacacaccccttctccGTGAAACTGATTGGAGCAGCTGCCTGGAAGCCCCACGCTTCTCTCCTGAGCCGCTccttgggctgggggtgggggtgtgaagggggaggggaggtgactAGACATTTAGAGGTATTCTAGGTCATTCTTAGCAGTTTTGGAAGCACAGCTCTAAGGCTGGTGCCTAAACTTCAGTGAACCGCTGCAATGTTCCAGACGCTAGGACCAGACTGCACTTTCTCAGATCTGGGGAGGTGCCcctaaactttcatttttaacaagttcccctGTGGTTCAAATGCTAGTGATCAGaccagtttgaaaaccactgctttaaGATGTTCCTCAAAGCTTAGTGAACATATGAGTCAACCTGGGGTCTTGTTAAACTACAAATGCAGATTCAGGTCTGGCCCCAAATTCTGCGTTTCTAGCAGGCTCCTAGGCCATGGACCATTCCGAGGAGCAAGGCTCCAGCTGTAGCAAGGCTACAGCTATCTGATGCATATTAAAAGAGGGAAAGGTTGAACTCCCTTGGCTCAGACTTCTAAATCTGAACTAGAAATATGCCCCTCTTCTCCACGAAGAATGAGGATGCTGTCACCTCAACGATCACCTTGTTTGGAGGCCCCCCCAGGGAAACCCACCACCTACGGAAGCGAGCGGAGGTGACCAGGTGATAGCATGGCTAGTTTGGGATCGATGTCAATATTTCAATAaacattgctttttcttttctaacaaaGGCTCCTTAAGCCAAGTGTGAAGATGCCCTGAGGTCCATTTTGGGTCATTTAGCACATCTGCTGGCTCCTGGGTGAGGCTGAGGCTGCAAGTGCAGTGGGTACATGGAGGAGCCGGGAGAAAGTGTGAAACAATTACTCCACTCAGCTTGGAAGCAGAAAATGTCACAACTTCACTGAGGTTATTATGAATGTATCCTAACTGAAACTGTACAAAtaacatgatttattttttttaatggaggtactggggattgaacccagggtctcgtgcatgctaagcacacgctctacccaCCCCCGTGCTGATGGATTTGCAGCTCCGGTAACCCTGTCAAACATCCCGTAAGTGCTGAGCTCCTCCAGTTTCTCCTACAACGTTCACCAGGTGTGTAAGAGCTGCTAGAGGTAGTTCTGATCCTAATTTCTGAGGCACATCAGGAGTCAAACCTCTGCTTCTGGGAAGAGCTGGTCCAGCTCCAGCTGGGGAGGGGAATTAACAGGTATTGACAGGCAGTGGGTGGGTGCTGACTTTAACAGCCTCCTGCTGCCTCAAGAACTGGTGTGATCTCTAGTCgtatggagtttttaaaaatatttattgaattgttGGTGggtgggaggtaatcaggtttattcatttatttcttaatggaggtactggggattgaacccaggacctcgtgcatgctaagcagggaCTCTACCATTGAGCTTTATATCCCCTCCCCCCATCGTATATGGTTCTTAACTAGGACCATGCGAAGGATTAAGTAATTATTAACCAGCGGCGTAAATCAGAGAGACAGGGCACTCACAGCTGCACACAGGCTCTGCCATCACTGGGGGAACACCTCCAGCAGGACTCGGGTTATGTCACCACCAACACACCACGTCCACAGGTGTCCGGGCAGGTCATTGCTGGTTTACGGTCAGTAACAACGGGGTGCAGCTAGGTCTCACCTCTTCAGTTAGGAGGGGCAGAGTTCAAGGcttggggcaggggaggtggtgGGTCTCCAGAGAAGGGTCAATGAGAATGACAGGAAACTTAAGAAGAGACACACGGTTTGAAAGTGTGGCCGTGGCAGCGAGGTtaaaattaggtatttattttgttCGACTCAACTGAGGCAAGATTTCCCTGGTTAGCGTTTCAAGGGCCCCCAGGTCCATGGGAACATGATTCTGGCGGATGAGCAGGGACAGTGGCTACAAGTCTAGACAGTGACAAATGCTCTTTGAGATCCCAGCAGAATGCAGACTTCACGTTGAAGGACAGGCGCTTTATGGGCACAGACGTCCTTAACAGGGTGCAGCCATGATTTTAAACAGTTGAAAGCTGGTTTCTCCCAAACTAGTTCCCTGGTATGGGGCGGGGGGGTCAGTCAGTCAAATCACCAGCCAGCTCCGCTTTACAGAGACAACCTGTGAGGCAGCACCGCTCTTCCAGCTACCAGACTCACTCATGTGATCACTGAGCTGCCCctcaaataaaactttaaaaagagaatcGTGCAAAGACCAGACCAGAGAAAGCTAGCGAGGCTGCGAAGCTGGCCAGATGTGGGGGCCCTGGGTGAACAGGGCTTTCTCCAAAGGGCTGCCCCGCTGtctctcctccacccacccagGATCTAGGAAGCTGGGAGGGACTGCTGGCCGGTGTGTGAGGATCAGTCCGGACAGGAAGAAAACCTGTGCATCCTGGGGGTCTCTGTTGTGCTCGCTgggtggcggtggcggcggcggcggcggggaagGAAGGCGCTCACGTGCGTCTGGTGGAGGCTCCCGTGTCTAGGCATCTGCACCGTGACAGCAGTCCGTCCGGGGCAGGCCATGGCTGTGTCTCCTTGGAAGAACTGCTGATGGCAGACACGGGGCCTGGCCCAGCTGGGTCCTTCAGGCCCATGTAGGACCTCTTGTGTCTTATCTGAGTTCAAAGGATAAAAGACGTCCCTGCCCCCATCTCATCCAAGTCCAAATGGCTCTATTTAGGGAAAAATTGCTCCAGGGCCGCCAGACAGACCCACAGCAGATTAGATCTGCTTCTAGTCTTGCTTAGCACACGGGATCCCAGCCACGACTTCCGATTCGATTCCGCAGTGATCCTGTCCTCTGAGGATCTTAAAGAAGCCTGGAAAGCAGAGGTAAGATGCCTTTAGAGTGTGCTTGGCTTCTGCTCTTTGCCAGCATGCCCAGACTCATCCCTGGAAGACCTGGGAGCGAAAGTCAGGAACCAGCCCCCGCGCGGTCCCCAAAGGCACAGAGGGTGCCGTGTCACCCGTCACTGCGCCCGGTGCAGTGGGGAGCGGGGCAAGCGCATGTGGTCTGGGGCCGTGCCCTGTCCACCCGCCATTACTCAGGATCAGACCGCCCTTGTGGCAAAGGGAACCCCCGCTCCCCAGCAGCTGGACGAGCAGGAGGACAGGACGCCCCCTGgtacagaaaggagagaaggggctgCACTCACCATTGTCGCCCCAGTCAGTGTTCCAGGAGTTGCCGACCAGCCAGTAGGGGGTGCCGTTCTCCTCGCCCCAGCCCAGGATGCGGATGGCGTGACCGCCCATCATCTCCCCCTTGACGTGCTGGTACACTCCTGAGAGAGGGACACCTGTTCAGACCCAGGCTGGGCCGCCGCCCCACCTCCCACAGTGCCTCCAGCTCGCCTGGCCACCCCCAGCCACGACAGACGGGTCCGGAGGGCCCACGGGCCTGCCACGGGAGAAGGACGGACTTGGCATTCCCACAACATTCAGGAATTATTTAAATGCACTTTTGAAAGCCCAATACAAATGTGTCGAGTAAATGTTAAGGTGGAGTCCAGTAAAATGTGCTTGCTGCCTGCCTTCAAAACCAACAAATTCTagttaaatttctcctttaagagatgttaaaataataatcatcTTACATACTGGGACTCCACGTAATGATTTACTTGTCAAAAGGGTTCTGTGGCTGAAAGAGTGCTAAGCTGCTGCTCTCGGCCCACCCTGGACAGGGGGTGCGGGCGAGGCCAGGCTGGCGGCGGCTAGTACCGCCTGACGGAGACGGAGACCAGCTGAGGTGCTCGGGACCAGGCTGCTCCTCACTGGGGAGACCTCGTCAAACTGGAAATGCATCCTCATAATACTGCAGGGAGCTGCGCTAAGAGCTGCCATCTTTGTATTTCTTGCCAGAGTCATCTTCCCTTGTCTGATCCTTGTTTTTTTAAGAGTGGAGAGCTTTGGGGTTTTCAGTCTAAGGCAACGTGAGACAGAAGCCTTCAGCACAGCCTGTCCATCTAAGGAGGGATTTCTAAGACGGCTCTCAGGTGGGGACCAtcctgtcccccccaccccctggcttgAATCCCCACAGCGAGGGGCTCCCTGTTTCCTCATCCACCTGCTGCTCTGCACGATGCCAAGACTTTGCCAAGACAAAGATGAAAAGGGTCACTCAGCCCAGACAGGCGAAACCTACAGTTACAACGTGAATATGAGGAAGTGGGGGGGACCGAAgcgggtggcggggggggggcttTCCCAGGGGTATCTGAGCCGCCCCTCCGGGATGGGTAGGAGCTCTCTGCAGAGGACGCGCAGCGCAGCCTGCACAGGAGACGccggtgggagggaggggccggaGCAGGCGGAGATCGGAGACTGTCGGGGCTGAGAGCAGCTTTGCCCACGGCCTAGGCGCCAGCACCACCTTCTCCCAGACCCGCCTCCCACCCGAAGTCCTGCCCTCAGGAAccaggcctccctccccagggccaccaggGGGCCGGCACTCACCGGACTTGTACAGCAGGAAGTCCGAGTACACAGAGAAGGCCCCCTCGACCGGGCCGTTCTTGTAGATCTCGGCCATGATCTCCTCCTGGTTGCTGGGGACGCTGTAGGAGCTGCAGCCTGCAGAGGGGCCGCCGAGCGGCCGGTCAATGGTGTTCATCCTCCACCCGAGTTCCTGACCCGGGACCCCCCGCCCTGGCCGCCTCCCTCCTCGGCTCCCCGGGCCCACCCCACTCACCGAAGTGCTTGTCATCTTTGTAGGACGGGGTGTAGCCAGGCTCGCAGTTCTTTCTGCACTTGGGGGTGGCCCCCTCCCCCGTGCACGGGGGCCGGGAGCCGTTCACGTGGTGCTCGCAGGGAGGGATGGAGTAGGGTCTGCAACCTGGGGGGCCACGCAGAAAAGAGGGTGTCAACAGAAAGCCCTCAGAGGCCCCTGGAGGCCAGAGGAGAATCGGGGCGACGGCTCACGGGAACAAGAAGGCACCCCCGTCCGCGGCACTGACGCTGTTCTGCCTCCTGTTGCTAATCCTGTGTCGAGGAGGCTGGTTGGTCTTTCTGCCCTAATTTTCAGCCCAGCATTCTTGCCCTCGACCCTCACTTTTTGGTGGAAAATGAGACCATTATTATCCCCTCCTTGTAAGATCCATCAGGCCAGACACTCACCGACATGCGAGTCATAGAGGCCACCAGACACCAGGCCTTGCTTCGTCCAGAAGTTCCAAGCTCCAGAAGGGAAGCCGCCGTTACAGCTGAGAAAAGAGCCACTCGTTAAACTCATCATGAGGGCGGTTCCAGGGGCTCCCAGCCCACCCGACACCGTCTTCAGCAACTGGCCCAACAGTTCTCCCAGATCCACAAACCCCCAGTCATGCCCCCTGCCCGACAGTCACTTCACACAGGGAGTCACCCAGGCTCCCAGGCCCGCCCGCCCAGATCCCTGCACCAAGCAGGCTGTGTCCTTGGCTAGGCAGGGACTGCAGGGCGCACAGTGGAAGCCCCAGGGCACCTACAGGAAGCCCCAGTGCCAGGGATTCCAAGTTAATTGGTGTGACCTGAGgtccaggctttttttttttttttttttttttttaactcctaggAATTTCTAATCCGCAGCCGCAACTGAACATCACTGCTGCAGAACCAAAGCCAGaggtggcaggaggcagggcccTGGTGACTAGTGCAGTGCATCCGGGGACCAGCCTCCTCAGCTGCACAGATAGGTGGCCAGCCGCTACGTTtctgagggcaggagggcaggagcgGAATGAGGGTGACAACAGCCAGGCCTGAGCTCAGAGGTAAACCAGCTGTCCTGAGACCATCTGTTTTGCCCAGACCCACTGTCCACACCCAGCGCTGTGGAACCAGCCTGGTTCAAGGCACCGCCCAGAAAGCGGGGGCCTGCTTCCAGACGCCCTAGGGCCCGGGCTGTCTCAGCGGAGACACCACCCAGCCTGAGGAGGTCCCACTTCCGTCCCCGGGGCCCAGActcacccctccccacactccaGGCCGCAGCAGGTGAGCATGTCCTCGGCAGACACCTCCACGTTCACACGCCCATTGCTGTGGATGCAGATCCGGTCGGAAATGGCTTCCACAGCCCCAAACGCCTGCAGGAACAAGCCCCACGCAGGTGAGCCCCGGCCCTGCACCGCGGC includes the following:
- the CTSB gene encoding cathepsin B — protein: MWHLLATLGCLLVLTSAQSSVRFPPMSDELIDYVNKRNTTWKAGQNFRNADLSYVKKLCGTFLGGPKLPERVALAGNMALPKSFDAREQWPNCPTIKEIRDQGSCGSCWAFGAVEAISDRICIHSNGRVNVEVSAEDMLTCCGLECGEGCNGGFPSGAWNFWTKQGLVSGGLYDSHVGCRPYSIPPCEHHVNGSRPPCTGEGATPKCRKNCEPGYTPSYKDDKHFGCSSYSVPSNQEEIMAEIYKNGPVEGAFSVYSDFLLYKSGVYQHVKGEMMGGHAIRILGWGEENGTPYWLVGNSWNTDWGDNGFFKILRGQDHCGIESEVVAGIPCAKQD